Proteins found in one Serinicoccus marinus DSM 15273 genomic segment:
- the trpA gene encoding tryptophan synthase subunit alpha, giving the protein MSTLDDVFARSRAEGRAALVGYLPAGYPDLPTSLEAVRTLAEHGCDVVEVGVPYTDPLMDGPVVERAASTALRAGFRLSHVFEVVAAARAAGAVPVVMTYWNPVLRYGVERFAADLAAAGGAGLITPDLIPDEAQDWLTAADAHGLAPVFLVAPSSTPQRLRSTTQACRGFVYVASTMGVTGVRASVGDAAQSLVARTREVTDLPLCVGLGVSTGEQAAEVAGFADGVIVGSALVRALGEDTSLGRLAELTDELAAGVRRA; this is encoded by the coding sequence GTGAGCACCCTGGACGACGTCTTCGCCCGGTCCCGGGCTGAAGGTCGGGCCGCCCTCGTGGGGTACCTGCCCGCGGGATACCCGGACCTGCCCACCTCGCTGGAGGCGGTCCGCACGCTCGCCGAGCACGGCTGCGACGTCGTCGAGGTGGGTGTCCCCTACACCGACCCGCTCATGGACGGTCCGGTCGTCGAGCGGGCCGCCAGCACGGCCCTGAGGGCGGGGTTCCGGCTCAGCCACGTCTTCGAGGTCGTCGCCGCGGCCCGCGCGGCCGGGGCCGTCCCCGTGGTCATGACGTACTGGAACCCGGTCCTGCGCTACGGCGTCGAGCGGTTCGCCGCAGACCTGGCCGCCGCCGGCGGCGCCGGCCTCATCACCCCGGACCTCATCCCCGACGAGGCGCAGGACTGGCTGACCGCCGCGGACGCGCACGGGCTCGCGCCGGTCTTCCTCGTCGCTCCCAGCTCGACGCCGCAGCGGTTGCGCTCGACGACGCAGGCCTGCCGCGGGTTCGTCTACGTCGCCTCCACGATGGGGGTCACGGGCGTGCGGGCCAGCGTCGGCGACGCCGCGCAGTCGCTGGTCGCCCGGACCCGTGAGGTCACCGACCTGCCGCTGTGCGTCGGTCTCGGCGTGAGCACGGGCGAGCAGGCCGCCGAGGTGGCCGGCTTCGCCGACGGCGTGATCGTGGGCTCCGCCCTGGTCCGCGCGCTCGGGGAGGACACCTCGCTGGGCCGCCTGGCCGAGCTGACCGACGAGCTGGCCGCCGGGGTGCGCCGGGCGTGA
- a CDS encoding MauE/DoxX family redox-associated membrane protein, with product MTAVQEERTSVQGPRSPALDVVGLLLRLGLAAVLGYAGWTKISDLTGSVQNVVAYELFPYDVARAVGVLLPVVELALALLLLVGLLTRAAALGTAVLMLVFVAGIASAWARGLSIDCGCFGSGGPVAPDDTRYLTEMLRDVGFLAMAGWLVVRPRSPASLDTLLRKGD from the coding sequence GTGACCGCGGTGCAGGAGGAGCGCACCTCGGTGCAGGGTCCGCGGTCGCCAGCGCTGGATGTGGTGGGGCTGCTGCTGCGCCTCGGGCTGGCCGCCGTCCTGGGCTATGCCGGCTGGACCAAGATCAGCGACCTCACCGGCTCGGTGCAGAACGTCGTGGCCTACGAGCTCTTCCCCTACGACGTGGCCCGCGCGGTCGGGGTGCTGCTGCCGGTCGTGGAGCTGGCGCTGGCCCTGCTGCTCCTGGTCGGCCTGCTCACCCGCGCCGCCGCGCTCGGCACCGCCGTGCTCATGCTCGTCTTCGTCGCCGGTATCGCCTCGGCCTGGGCCCGTGGCCTCAGCATCGACTGCGGATGCTTCGGGTCGGGCGGGCCGGTGGCGCCCGACGACACCCGCTACCTCACCGAGATGCTCCGCGACGTGGGGTTCCTGGCGATGGCGGGCTGGCTCGTCGTCCGGCCCCGCTCCCCGGCCTCCCTCGACACCCTCCTCCGGAAAGGCGACTGA
- a CDS encoding PH domain-containing protein: MSGATDPYAPFRPVTGARVARVAGLASVLIFGLVAVLGPTYAGASPTMALLNRIFIAGLGLAMGAFLWRYALIRAIPSAAGLVVVNLVLRRELEWSQVASVTFTPGAPWVVLELNDTEELAVMAIQRADGERAKREASRLAALVEHHQR, translated from the coding sequence GTGAGCGGGGCGACCGACCCCTACGCGCCGTTCCGCCCGGTGACCGGCGCGCGGGTGGCTCGGGTCGCGGGGCTCGCCTCGGTGCTGATCTTCGGGCTCGTGGCGGTCCTCGGTCCCACCTACGCCGGTGCCAGCCCGACGATGGCGCTGCTCAACCGGATCTTCATCGCCGGCTTGGGCCTCGCCATGGGGGCCTTCCTCTGGCGGTATGCCCTCATCCGCGCGATCCCCTCCGCCGCCGGGCTCGTGGTCGTCAACCTCGTGCTGCGGCGCGAGCTGGAGTGGTCGCAGGTCGCCTCGGTGACCTTCACGCCCGGCGCGCCCTGGGTGGTGCTCGAGCTGAACGACACCGAGGAGCTGGCCGTCATGGCGATCCAGCGCGCGGACGGCGAGCGGGCGAAGCGTGAGGCCTCCCGGCTGGCGGCCCTGGTCGAGCACCACCAGCGCTGA
- the trpB gene encoding tryptophan synthase subunit beta: MSSPTSDKVTAAERFGEFGGRYVPEALVAALEELDEARLTAMADPDFRSELDRLQRDYTGRPSPLTEVPRFAEHAGGPRVLLKREDLNHTGSHKINNVLGQALLAVRMGKRRVIAETGAGQHGVATATAAALMGLECTVYMGRVDTERQALNVARMRLLGAEVVAVPTGSATLKDAINEAMRDWVTNVDHTHYLLGTVTGPHPFPTMVRDFHAVIGEEARKQVDEAVGGLPDAVCACVGGGSNAMGIFHAFRDDPSVALWGFEAGGEGVESGRHAARFSGGEPGVLHGAATYVLQDEDGQTRETHSVSAGLDYPSVGPEHAFLHDSGRASYAPVTDREAMDAFSLLCRTEGIIPAIESAHALAGVLKIGPELGPGTTVLVNLSGRGDKDVDTAARWFGLVDDDGEAHVDGETGPGAQETVS, translated from the coding sequence ATGAGCAGCCCGACGAGCGACAAGGTGACCGCGGCCGAGCGCTTCGGCGAGTTCGGCGGACGCTACGTGCCCGAGGCGCTGGTGGCCGCGCTCGAGGAGCTGGACGAGGCCCGCCTCACGGCGATGGCCGACCCGGACTTCCGCTCCGAGCTCGACCGCCTGCAGCGCGACTACACCGGGCGGCCCAGCCCGCTGACCGAGGTGCCCCGCTTCGCCGAGCACGCCGGCGGCCCTCGCGTCCTGCTCAAGCGCGAGGACCTCAACCACACCGGGTCGCACAAGATCAACAACGTGCTCGGCCAGGCGCTGCTGGCGGTCCGCATGGGCAAGCGCCGGGTGATCGCCGAGACCGGGGCCGGGCAGCACGGCGTCGCCACCGCCACCGCGGCCGCGCTCATGGGGCTGGAGTGCACGGTCTACATGGGCCGGGTCGACACCGAGCGCCAGGCCCTCAACGTCGCCCGGATGCGGCTGCTCGGCGCCGAGGTCGTCGCCGTCCCCACCGGGAGCGCCACGCTCAAGGACGCCATCAACGAGGCGATGCGGGACTGGGTGACCAACGTCGACCACACGCACTACCTGCTCGGCACGGTGACCGGCCCCCACCCGTTCCCGACCATGGTCCGCGACTTCCACGCGGTGATCGGCGAGGAGGCCCGCAAGCAGGTCGACGAGGCCGTCGGCGGGCTGCCCGACGCGGTCTGCGCCTGCGTCGGGGGCGGCTCCAACGCCATGGGTATCTTCCACGCCTTCCGGGACGACCCCTCGGTCGCGCTGTGGGGTTTCGAGGCCGGGGGAGAAGGCGTCGAGAGCGGCCGGCACGCCGCGCGTTTCTCCGGCGGTGAGCCGGGGGTGCTGCACGGCGCCGCGACCTACGTGCTGCAGGACGAGGATGGTCAGACCCGCGAGACCCACTCCGTCTCGGCCGGGCTGGACTATCCCTCGGTCGGCCCCGAGCACGCCTTCCTGCACGACAGCGGACGGGCCAGCTACGCGCCGGTGACCGACCGGGAGGCGATGGACGCCTTCTCGCTGCTGTGCCGCACCGAGGGGATCATCCCGGCCATCGAGAGCGCGCACGCCCTGGCCGGCGTCCTGAAGATCGGCCCGGAGCTCGGTCCCGGTACGACGGTGCTGGTCAACCTCTCGGGGCGCGGGGACAAGGACGTCGACACCGCCGCCCGGTGGTTCGGGCTCGTGGACGACGACGGCGAGGCGCACGTCGACGGCGAGACGGGCCCCGGTGCCCAGGAGACCGTGTCGTGA
- a CDS encoding HGxxPAAW family protein yields MHEDSHGHSVAAWVGVTIMLVGSVVAVWGVVLSPDWLLYVGLALGVVGALAWYLLDRAGMGEPEHDAAHR; encoded by the coding sequence ATGCACGAGGACAGCCACGGTCACAGCGTCGCCGCCTGGGTGGGCGTGACCATCATGCTCGTCGGCAGCGTGGTCGCCGTCTGGGGCGTCGTGCTGTCCCCGGACTGGCTGCTCTACGTCGGTCTGGCGCTCGGCGTCGTCGGAGCCCTGGCGTGGTACCTCCTGGACCGTGCCGGGATGGGCGAGCCGGAGCACGACGCCGCCCACCGCTGA
- a CDS encoding ABC transporter ATP-binding protein has product MSEAAEREQEEPVSSRIDGRSQLGTLATLRRGLELSPELRTGLTLTLVLAVVATVGRVVIPFVVQQTTDNGINAPGGPDLDFVVRAIALAAGVVALTSLAQYAVNVRLFTAAESGLATLRLRAFRHIHDLSVLTQSTERRGALVSRVTSDVDTISMFVQFGGLMLLVSTAQIVLATILMVAYSPLLAGVVYLCLVPLVFLVRRFQPILGRSYGTVRERVGDLLGSISESIVGATTIRAYGVEDRTAARIDEAIEAHRSSAIRAQVRSVMAFVSGQAFAGITTAVVLVVGTVLAARGQLTLGQLVGFLFLVNLFTQPVLMATEILNEMQNAIAGWRRVIGVIDTPADVADPGEEGVVLERGPITVDFEDVSFAYPGGERVLREVDLRIEPHTRVAVVGQTGSGKTTLAKLLTRLMDPSEGVVRLDGVDLRQISFASLRQRVVLVPQEGFLFDADLADNIRFGRPEASDDDLRLAVTELGLDAWVEGLPHGLRTQVGQRGESLSAGERQLVAIARAYLADPDLLVLDEATSAVDPATEVRVQRALEGLTTGRTSVAIAHRLSTAEAADVVVVVDAGRIVELGHHRDLVARGGVYTRMHASWAAQQAV; this is encoded by the coding sequence GTGAGCGAGGCAGCAGAGCGCGAGCAGGAGGAGCCGGTCTCCAGCCGGATCGACGGCCGGTCGCAGCTCGGGACGCTGGCCACGCTGCGGCGCGGGCTCGAGCTGTCGCCGGAGCTGCGGACCGGGCTGACGCTGACGCTGGTCCTCGCGGTGGTCGCGACCGTCGGCCGGGTGGTCATCCCGTTCGTCGTGCAGCAGACCACGGACAACGGGATCAACGCGCCGGGCGGTCCGGATTTGGACTTCGTCGTCCGCGCGATCGCCCTCGCCGCCGGGGTCGTCGCGCTCACCTCGCTGGCGCAGTATGCCGTCAACGTCCGGTTGTTCACCGCGGCCGAGTCCGGTCTCGCGACGCTACGGCTCCGCGCCTTCCGGCACATCCACGACCTGTCCGTGCTCACCCAGAGCACCGAGCGGCGCGGTGCGCTCGTGTCCCGGGTCACCAGCGACGTCGACACGATCTCGATGTTCGTGCAGTTCGGCGGGCTGATGCTGCTCGTGAGCACGGCCCAGATCGTGCTGGCCACCATCCTCATGGTCGCCTACAGCCCGCTCCTGGCCGGCGTGGTCTACCTCTGCCTGGTGCCGCTGGTCTTCCTGGTCCGCCGCTTCCAGCCGATCCTGGGGCGCTCCTACGGGACCGTCCGGGAGCGGGTGGGGGACCTGCTCGGCTCGATCAGCGAGTCGATCGTCGGGGCCACGACGATCCGCGCCTACGGCGTCGAGGACCGCACCGCCGCCCGGATCGACGAGGCGATCGAGGCGCACCGGTCCTCGGCCATCCGGGCCCAGGTGCGCTCGGTCATGGCCTTCGTCTCGGGCCAGGCCTTCGCGGGCATCACCACGGCGGTGGTCCTCGTCGTCGGCACCGTCCTCGCGGCGCGCGGCCAGCTCACGCTCGGGCAGCTCGTCGGCTTCCTCTTCCTGGTCAACCTCTTCACCCAGCCGGTGCTCATGGCGACGGAGATCCTCAATGAGATGCAGAACGCCATCGCGGGCTGGCGTCGGGTCATCGGGGTCATCGACACCCCGGCCGACGTCGCCGACCCGGGCGAGGAGGGCGTCGTGCTCGAGCGCGGCCCCATCACGGTGGACTTCGAGGACGTCTCCTTCGCCTACCCCGGTGGCGAGCGCGTGCTGCGCGAGGTCGACCTGCGCATCGAGCCGCACACCCGGGTGGCCGTCGTCGGTCAGACCGGCTCCGGCAAGACCACCCTGGCCAAGCTCCTCACCCGGCTCATGGACCCGAGCGAGGGTGTGGTCCGCCTCGACGGCGTGGACCTGCGGCAGATCAGCTTCGCCAGCCTGCGGCAGCGCGTGGTGCTGGTCCCGCAGGAGGGGTTCCTCTTCGATGCCGACCTGGCCGACAACATCCGCTTCGGACGCCCCGAGGCCTCCGACGACGACCTGCGGCTCGCGGTCACCGAGCTCGGCCTGGACGCCTGGGTCGAGGGTCTCCCGCACGGCCTGCGGACGCAGGTGGGGCAGCGGGGCGAGTCGCTGTCGGCCGGTGAGCGCCAGCTCGTCGCCATCGCCCGCGCCTACCTCGCCGACCCCGACCTGCTCGTCCTCGACGAGGCCACCAGCGCGGTCGACCCTGCCACCGAGGTACGGGTGCAGCGGGCGCTCGAGGGGTTGACCACCGGTCGGACCTCGGTCGCCATCGCGCACCGGCTGTCGACCGCGGAGGCGGCCGACGTCGTCGTGGTCGTGGACGCCGGCCGGATCGTCGAGCTCGGTCACCACCGCGACCTCGTGGCCCGGGGCGGGGTCTACACCAGGATGCACGCCTCCTGGGCGGCGCAGCAGGCGGTCTGA
- the trpC gene encoding indole-3-glycerol phosphate synthase TrpC: MSSVLEQIVDGVREDLDRRRATAPMEAVQELARAAEPARDAWATLSRTDRIHVIAEVKRSSPSKGALAAIAEPAGLAADYAAGGASVISVLTEERRFGGSLADLDAVRARVDVPVLRKDFIVDPYQLWEARAHGADLVLLIVAALDQQVLVSLLERTESLGMHALVEVHDEEELSRALDAGARIVGVNNRDLKTLEVDRGTFARLAPHVPAGCVAVAESGVRGPLDVMSFAEAGAQAVLVGEALVTSGSPQEAVREMVAVGAHPAVHATATRAGHTR; the protein is encoded by the coding sequence GTGTCTTCCGTGCTAGAGCAGATCGTCGACGGCGTCCGCGAGGACCTCGACCGGCGGCGGGCCACCGCCCCGATGGAGGCGGTGCAGGAGCTCGCCCGGGCCGCGGAGCCGGCCAGGGACGCCTGGGCCACGCTGTCCCGCACGGACCGGATCCACGTCATCGCCGAGGTCAAGCGGAGCAGCCCCTCCAAGGGCGCGCTCGCGGCCATCGCCGAGCCGGCCGGGCTCGCCGCCGACTACGCGGCCGGGGGCGCCAGCGTCATCAGCGTCCTCACCGAGGAGCGGCGGTTCGGTGGCTCGCTCGCCGATCTCGACGCCGTGCGCGCTCGGGTCGACGTGCCCGTGCTGCGCAAGGACTTCATCGTCGACCCCTACCAGCTCTGGGAGGCCCGCGCCCACGGTGCGGACCTGGTGCTGCTCATCGTGGCCGCCCTGGACCAGCAGGTGCTCGTGAGCCTGCTGGAGCGCACCGAGTCGCTCGGCATGCACGCGCTCGTCGAGGTGCACGACGAGGAGGAGCTGAGCCGGGCGCTGGACGCCGGTGCGCGGATCGTCGGCGTCAACAACCGCGACCTCAAGACCCTCGAGGTCGACCGTGGGACCTTCGCCCGGTTGGCGCCGCACGTCCCGGCCGGCTGCGTGGCCGTGGCCGAGTCCGGGGTGCGCGGCCCGCTCGACGTCATGAGCTTCGCCGAGGCCGGCGCCCAGGCGGTGCTCGTCGGGGAGGCGCTGGTCACCTCCGGCTCGCCGCAGGAGGCCGTCCGGGAGATGGTCGCCGTGGGGGCGCACCCGGCCGTGCACGCGACCGCCACTCGGGCGGGGCATACCCGATGA
- a CDS encoding TIGR03085 family metal-binding protein — MRHSPDLLRDLVARTATELGPDAPTLCSPWTVRDLLAHLVVRETRPDTLPGIGLPLPPLQRHTERVQDEVAARPFAELVDQVRSGPPPWWPTRLPVLDRAVNVAELAIHHEDLARARPGWAPTDLPDPVPAQLWGTVRTAGRLLYRDAPCGVVVVAPGHGRAAVRRPPAGRGSVVLTGAPLELLLHAFGRDQVARVEAAGEDRDVQALSSHRRGA, encoded by the coding sequence ATGCGCCACTCCCCCGACCTGCTCCGCGATCTCGTCGCGCGCACCGCCACCGAGCTGGGACCGGACGCGCCGACGCTCTGCTCCCCCTGGACCGTACGTGACCTGCTCGCGCACCTCGTCGTCCGGGAGACGCGCCCGGACACGCTCCCGGGCATCGGTCTCCCGCTCCCACCGCTGCAGCGGCACACCGAGCGGGTGCAGGACGAGGTCGCCGCCCGGCCGTTCGCCGAGCTGGTCGACCAGGTGCGCAGCGGCCCGCCGCCGTGGTGGCCGACGCGGCTGCCCGTCCTGGACCGCGCGGTCAACGTGGCCGAGCTCGCGATCCACCACGAGGACCTGGCGCGGGCGCGACCCGGATGGGCCCCGACCGACCTGCCGGACCCGGTGCCTGCCCAGCTGTGGGGCACCGTCCGCACGGCCGGGCGCCTGCTCTACCGCGACGCACCCTGCGGCGTCGTCGTGGTCGCACCGGGCCACGGCCGCGCCGCCGTGCGTCGGCCGCCGGCGGGCCGCGGCAGCGTCGTGCTGACCGGTGCCCCGCTGGAGCTGCTGCTCCACGCCTTCGGCCGGGACCAGGTGGCGCGGGTGGAGGCGGCGGGCGAGGACCGCGACGTCCAGGCGCTGTCCTCCCACCGGCGCGGCGCCTGA
- a CDS encoding FUSC family protein — MSSAREHARAAGHVVLDPLREEITPGAARTRVLRLRSRAWLILQAATGAVLAWFVAHDLLGHALPFFAPITAMVCLGLTYGDRLRRIVELTIGVAIGVGIGDLFVHVFGTGLWQIFAVCVVAMSLAVLAGAGQLLMMQAGIQGVIITTLVAGDGQAFNRWLDAAVGGGVALLIAMLAPMRSTTKRPRERIIALVGHLAEVLTDTAQSLRNRDVGRATRALQTARGLSAELEALQDTTAEAAAAARLAPLLSGVHKAEVQEIKVLLQPLDLAIRNIRVLARRAEAAVGAGEFVPDSYTDMVEGLAEAAAVLQEKLEHREPLGGAQEDLVHLARQSTWGHSRAGLSAEVLRAQVRSTVVDLLVLSGMTTAEARRRVPPTRDEIDPVE; from the coding sequence ATGAGCAGCGCCCGTGAGCACGCCCGGGCCGCCGGACACGTGGTCCTCGACCCGCTGCGCGAGGAGATCACCCCCGGCGCGGCACGGACCAGGGTGCTGCGGCTGCGCTCCCGGGCCTGGCTGATCCTGCAGGCGGCGACCGGTGCGGTCCTGGCGTGGTTCGTCGCCCACGACCTGCTCGGCCACGCGCTGCCCTTCTTCGCCCCGATCACCGCGATGGTCTGTCTTGGACTGACCTACGGCGACCGGCTCCGACGCATCGTCGAGCTGACCATCGGGGTGGCCATCGGCGTGGGCATCGGCGACCTCTTCGTCCACGTCTTCGGCACCGGGCTGTGGCAGATCTTCGCGGTCTGCGTCGTCGCGATGTCGCTCGCCGTCCTGGCCGGGGCCGGGCAGCTGCTCATGATGCAGGCCGGGATCCAGGGCGTCATCATCACCACCCTGGTCGCCGGGGACGGACAGGCCTTCAACCGCTGGCTGGACGCCGCGGTCGGCGGCGGGGTGGCGCTGCTCATCGCCATGCTGGCGCCGATGCGATCGACCACGAAGCGGCCGCGGGAGCGGATCATCGCCCTCGTGGGTCACCTCGCCGAGGTGCTCACCGACACCGCGCAGAGCCTGCGCAACCGGGACGTGGGCCGGGCCACCCGGGCGCTGCAGACCGCCCGGGGCCTGTCCGCCGAGCTGGAGGCGCTCCAGGACACCACCGCCGAGGCCGCGGCTGCCGCGCGCCTGGCTCCGCTGCTGTCCGGGGTGCACAAGGCGGAGGTCCAGGAGATCAAGGTGCTGCTGCAACCGCTCGACCTCGCGATCCGCAACATCCGGGTGCTCGCCCGACGCGCCGAGGCGGCGGTCGGGGCCGGGGAGTTCGTGCCGGACTCCTACACCGACATGGTCGAGGGGCTGGCCGAGGCGGCCGCCGTCCTGCAGGAGAAGCTGGAGCACCGGGAGCCGCTGGGCGGCGCGCAGGAGGACCTGGTGCACCTCGCCCGGCAGTCCACCTGGGGGCACTCCCGCGCCGGCCTGTCCGCCGAGGTGCTCCGCGCCCAGGTGCGCTCCACCGTCGTGGACCTGCTGGTGCTCTCCGGCATGACGACCGCCGAGGCGCGGCGCCGGGTGCCGCCGACCCGTGACGAGATCGACCCCGTGGAGTAG
- a CDS encoding DsbA family protein produces MPRPPAPEVKQVSSAGPSPVLIGAVVLLVVALVGGLVLWAVTRQGGLEATGSANALPEGGGIQVGAPVSDDVPQVQLYEDFQCPWCGVLEEAVGDDLAARAEAGEITLTVTMMSFLDGTLGNDSSRRAAGAALCADDEGAFLPYHAAAFAGQPAQEGAGWTDEELLGFGEAAGLTGESLSSFTACVQDGTYDDYVADMQERSNRDGITGTPRLLVDGEQVEDTRLQGLMEGSTDLAELLADGS; encoded by the coding sequence ATGCCCCGTCCCCCCGCACCCGAGGTCAAGCAGGTCTCCTCCGCCGGTCCCTCGCCGGTCCTCATCGGCGCGGTCGTGCTGCTCGTCGTCGCGCTCGTGGGCGGGCTGGTGCTGTGGGCCGTCACCCGGCAGGGGGGTCTGGAGGCGACCGGCAGCGCCAATGCGCTGCCGGAGGGCGGCGGCATACAGGTCGGTGCGCCCGTCTCGGACGACGTGCCGCAGGTGCAGCTGTACGAGGACTTCCAGTGCCCGTGGTGCGGCGTGCTGGAGGAGGCGGTGGGTGACGACCTGGCCGCCCGGGCCGAGGCGGGGGAGATCACGCTGACGGTGACGATGATGTCCTTCCTCGACGGCACCCTGGGCAACGACTCCTCCCGTCGCGCCGCCGGAGCAGCTCTGTGCGCCGACGACGAGGGGGCCTTCCTGCCCTACCACGCCGCGGCCTTCGCCGGTCAGCCCGCGCAGGAGGGCGCGGGATGGACCGACGAGGAGCTCCTGGGGTTCGGGGAGGCGGCCGGACTCACCGGGGAGTCCCTGAGCTCGTTCACCGCGTGCGTCCAGGACGGCACCTACGACGACTACGTGGCCGACATGCAGGAGCGGTCCAACCGGGACGGCATCACCGGGACCCCGCGGCTGCTCGTCGACGGCGAGCAGGTGGAGGACACCCGGCTGCAGGGTCTGATGGAGGGCTCCACGGACCTGGCGGAGCTGCTCGCCGACGGCTCCTGA
- a CDS encoding ABC transporter ATP-binding protein, translating to MPSSAAAPVPRPVADRAVLRRGLRVIGGGMARQRGPTAVAVVGAVLWAGATVATAWAIGWLTDEVVEPSVRAQRVEAAGLWTIFGVLLAVLVVNVAGVILRRVWATMAGFNLQADYRRRVTRQYLRLPLSWHHAHPSGQLLSNAHADVEATWQVFNPLPMAIGVVFMLVIAGTMMVLVDPLLAVLGLLVFPGLFAANLVFQRVMSPRITHAQQLRAEVAEVAHESFEAGLVVKAMGREDQETGRFRAKAHELRDALILVGRTRGVFEPVIEAIPTLGTLAVLGVGTWQVSRGALDAADVVQMAYLFSILAFPVRALGWVLAEIPRSVVGHDRVQHVLQARGGMPYGTATLRGGAPAESALAGVTYSHAGEEQATIRGVTLAVPRGSTVALVGPTGAGKSTLANLALRLVDADAGSVRLDGVEARELAHGELPASAALVAQQTFMFDDSVRGNITLGEDADDASVWESLRIAQADDFVRSLPDGLDTVIGERGGTLSGGQRQRIALARAIWRRPRLLVLDDATSAVDPSVEQAILAGLREARGGMTALVVAYRMATILLADEVVYLEHGRVVDQGSHDELLSRCRGYVDLVQAYSREAAERAAVTRQEEVTP from the coding sequence ATGCCCTCGTCTGCCGCCGCACCGGTGCCCCGCCCCGTCGCCGACCGCGCGGTGCTGCGCCGCGGGCTGCGGGTCATCGGCGGCGGGATGGCCAGGCAGCGGGGCCCGACGGCGGTCGCGGTCGTCGGGGCGGTGCTGTGGGCCGGGGCCACCGTCGCTACCGCGTGGGCGATCGGCTGGCTGACCGACGAGGTCGTCGAGCCCTCGGTGCGCGCCCAGCGGGTCGAGGCGGCCGGCCTGTGGACCATCTTCGGGGTCCTGCTCGCCGTGCTGGTCGTCAATGTCGCGGGCGTGATCCTGCGTCGCGTCTGGGCGACCATGGCGGGGTTCAACCTCCAGGCTGACTACCGGCGTCGGGTGACCCGGCAGTACCTCCGGCTCCCGCTGTCGTGGCACCACGCCCACCCCTCGGGCCAGCTGCTCTCCAACGCGCACGCCGACGTCGAGGCGACGTGGCAGGTCTTCAACCCGCTGCCCATGGCGATCGGTGTCGTGTTCATGCTCGTCATCGCCGGCACCATGATGGTGCTGGTCGACCCGCTGCTGGCCGTCCTGGGGCTCCTGGTCTTCCCCGGTCTGTTCGCCGCCAACCTCGTCTTCCAACGGGTCATGTCGCCGCGGATCACCCACGCGCAGCAGCTGCGCGCCGAGGTCGCGGAGGTGGCGCACGAGTCCTTCGAGGCCGGTCTGGTCGTCAAGGCGATGGGGCGGGAGGACCAGGAGACCGGGCGGTTCCGCGCCAAGGCGCACGAGCTGCGCGATGCCCTCATCCTGGTCGGTCGCACCCGCGGCGTCTTCGAGCCCGTGATCGAGGCCATCCCGACCCTCGGCACCTTGGCGGTGCTGGGCGTCGGCACCTGGCAGGTCTCCCGTGGCGCGCTCGACGCCGCCGACGTCGTCCAGATGGCCTACCTCTTCTCCATCCTGGCCTTCCCGGTGCGTGCGCTGGGGTGGGTGCTCGCCGAGATCCCGCGCTCGGTGGTCGGCCACGACCGGGTGCAGCACGTGCTGCAGGCCCGCGGGGGTATGCCCTACGGCACCGCGACCCTTCGGGGCGGCGCCCCCGCGGAGTCCGCACTCGCCGGGGTGACCTACTCCCACGCCGGGGAGGAGCAGGCGACGATCCGCGGCGTGACGCTGGCCGTCCCCCGCGGCAGCACGGTGGCGCTGGTGGGGCCCACCGGCGCGGGCAAGAGCACCCTGGCCAACCTCGCGCTGCGCCTGGTGGACGCCGACGCGGGCTCGGTCCGCCTCGACGGGGTCGAGGCCCGCGAGCTGGCGCACGGCGAGCTGCCCGCCAGCGCCGCGCTCGTCGCGCAGCAGACCTTCATGTTCGACGACTCGGTGCGCGGCAACATCACGCTGGGTGAGGACGCCGACGACGCCTCGGTCTGGGAGTCCCTGCGGATCGCCCAGGCCGACGACTTCGTGCGCTCCCTCCCCGACGGGCTGGACACCGTCATCGGGGAGCGCGGCGGGACCCTCTCCGGCGGGCAGCGGCAGCGCATCGCGCTCGCCCGCGCGATCTGGCGCCGGCCGCGGCTGCTCGTCCTCGACGACGCCACCAGCGCCGTGGACCCGTCGGTGGAGCAGGCCATCCTCGCCGGGCTGCGGGAGGCCCGTGGCGGGATGACCGCGCTCGTCGTGGCCTACCGCATGGCGACCATCCTGCTGGCCGACGAGGTCGTCTACCTCGAGCACGGCCGGGTGGTCGACCAGGGCTCGCACGACGAGCTTCTCTCACGCTGCCGCGGCTACGTCGACCTCGTCCAGGCCTACTCCCGCGAGGCCGCCGAGCGTGCCGCGGTGACGCGGCAGGAGGAGGTGACCCCGTGA